In Drosophila busckii strain San Diego stock center, stock number 13000-0081.31 chromosome 3R, ASM1175060v1, whole genome shotgun sequence, the sequence TTAGTAATTTGCTCCGATTTGAGACCAATAGCTCCCAACAGATTATCGCTCCAGCCTTCGGCTTTGGTGGAGGCAATTTGAAGACTACGCGCCAGCATATGCAAAGGCTTCTTAATATGCGCTGAAGTTTGAAGCAACTGGCAGCCACGTGCAATAATCAGACCCCAGACAAGTGCAAGTCGTGGCTCGGTTTTCGGACTTGTTTTAACATTTTCCAACAATTGTATAAGATCCTGCAGAAAGGCAATCTTTTCACCGCTTGTCTCAATCTCCTCCAGCCTATAGAGCACAAAGACATGCAGTGAGAAGAAGTTGGCGCCTTGCATAACAGGCATAAGTTCAAGCTTGGGCAGCGACATTTGCAGCGACTCCAGCAAACCTTGCCAGCTAGGCGCGTGCCAAGGCGCATGCTCCACGTTCTGCCAAAAGTAACACTCAATTGTGGATtccaacaaagtgtatatcgaAGCTATATAAGTGTTTAGATGTCCAATAGCAGGCAATGCTGCACACATGAGTATATTAGCTGGAgaacattgctgctgccaacgcaCCAAGGCTTTTATGTGAATGCTGCGAGAGGCACGTGGTAATTAAAAGGTAGCAGTTTGAAAATAACATGAACTCACTTTGAGATCTCTTCagattgtgtttgtgttggcGCAATGAGCTCCAGCATGAGATTAAGCGCCTCACGACGTCGCTCCTCTGGCGTACGCTGCTCATTTGCGCTGCCAATAGCCTGATCTATGCTGATTAGCAGCTCCAAGAAGGCATTGGTAAAGGCGCGCTCACCTTCTTTGCTGGCCAGTAGCTTTTGATGCTTGGCACCACAGCTGCGCTGCAAACATATCATGGAACGCGTATATAACATGCGCTTAGTGGTGGACTGTACAATTGGCTCTGTTGTGGCACAGTCCGGCAGCATGGCGCAGGCCAAACGCAATAGTCTATAAACAAGAGTAAGAGATTAGTTACAGCAACAGTTAACTTTGATCTTATTGCTTACTCCAGCACTGCACGATCCACATAATTGCTTTCGCCCGCCAGCTTGAGCACAATGGCTGGCTCCACGCTGGCCACAAGCCACTTGAGCAACTGCTCCAGTTCGCTATATTCCACCAGATGCCAGGGATACTTGATGGCCTGCTCGAGTATCTTGCTTGTATTGGgatgcatatgtatgtttggTTCAAATGCCAGCTTTACAAATATGCCAAAGAGACGCGATAATGTTGCCACTGgctgtggcatgcagctgAACCAAGTCTGCCAGTCAATTCGAATGAAGATGTGACCCAGCATAGCGTGTGATTCAGGCACAAAACGCTGTAGACTGCCATAAAGCAGCTCAACATGCTGATCTGGCGGACAAAAGCGTTCCCAGGGCAATTGCGCCAGGCCCTCGTGTATGGGCGCCAGCACATGACCAGCAACATTTGCCTGCGCAAAATGATGCACATACCAGGCAAACACATGCTCCAGTATTCGACTCGAGACGGGCAAATACTGCAGCACTTGTTGCATGCTGTTGATAAAGGCACGTATTAAAAGCTTGCTGCCCTGCACATGAGACTCGCTCCACGGCAAAAGCATCTTGCCCTGATTTGCAGCCAACTGACGTATCCAGTGCGCAGCGGAGCCAGCAGCTTGAGCAGTTTGCTCAGTGTACGGTATAAGCCAGGGAGCATAGGTCTCTACAATGGTGCCAAAGACCAGATCGctaactgcaatttaaaaagtgAGTGAAtgcgtttatatatttagcatgCTTCGCTTACTTTGATCAGCCAGCAGCTCCTTGTGGCTGTTGACCAATGCCGCTGCTATAAGCACATGCCCAAAGCTGGTAAACCACATGACCAATGGCTGGCAGTAGTCCTTATGCTTGGGATACAGTCCATGCAGTCCATGATGCAGTCGCTCCTTTTGAAAGTGACgcgcaaacagcagcagcgtatcCGTCGCTGCCTGCAGCGTAAACAGTCGCTGACTCTTGGCAAAATCCAGCGACAGCTCATGCAATTGCGTCTCGGTGCTGCTTGGTGTTAGGCTGGCGCAATTTGcgcgcaacagcagcgcattgaGCAGATCCAGCAGCACCAGCGGCATTAGTTTCTGATCTGAGATGCGATCTAAAACTAATTGCATTACTTCGCCATAGTGCTGAGGAAAGTCATAGCTGTAGATGTGCACCAACTGGCGACGGAATTGATCCTGCAACAGGCTGCTATTGGCCTGCGTCCAGCACTCCAGTCcttgcagcaccagcaacagcagacgATTGATAACATTCAGCTTTGGCTGATACGACTCCAGCCAGCTAAGCAAATCAAACTTCGAGAGCAGCACAAACAAGATTTTGGTATCGCAACGATTCAGATGCGAGTCGATGAGGAACTGATACATGGGCAAAAAGTGCTCAGCATCAGTGCGGCAGGGCACAAATACGCCAGCGAGCAGCTCCAACAGCTCGGCGCGCTTGAGCGCCAGGCGCAGCACAGTCAATCCTTGATTTGCCTGATCCGCTTGTATAAATACGCCCAGCTGATCCGCACATTGTGTAAAGAATGTGCCTGTGGCATCAAATTTAAGCGTAACTTCACTCATGTTCTCAATGAcgatataaaatatatcaatgcCAATCTGTTGAATTCTTGTGGCatcttgctgctgcagcaattgttgtataTAGCAATGCATCTCGCGACATGCCAGAGCAAAGTTATCCACATCAAGCTTGACCATTTCATCTAGAATCTTGTCATGACGCTCTCTATTCTGCTCCTGCAGTCTGGACACTTGATCATTGAGTCGTATGCGTTCTGGCACAAGTGTAATCGTTGCTGGACTTGCGCACTTGCGATTAAAGAGCAGCGATTCGCAGTTTTTGTTTCGAACTTCGTTGTAGGGTATCATTTGATACAAAGCTGGCACGCGTTCCAAATAATTCAAGTTTAAGGAATTTAGCTCGCTGGTAAGGTAATGAAATTtgctaaaaaagaaaaacaacaattaattagaatagcattaaatattaacagaTTAAATGCTTACTTGGCAGTGCTATTTAGTGTCTGCACGCGTTGCCTGAACTCAGTCACTGTTTTGTCATCGATTGGTTGCTGCTCCAAGCGCATTGGGCATTGATATGTTGGTGCTGCTAGCTGCTTATCATAACCCTTAAGATGTTGCTTGATGCGCTGTTCTGGCGTAAGATGCGGCTTGGACTGCAGCGGTGTTTGCATGGTTCTGTTCACATGCAGACGATAAACTTTCTCTGCCCATTGATCGgcttgctggcgctgcttcaAGCGTAGGTCGGCGGGATTTATGTACTCAGTCCAGTGTGTTGCATGACCGTTAAGCAATTCACGCAGCTTTCTGATGTTATATTGTGCAGGCAACTGGCTGACATCGCTGTCGAATCTATTGAGCTGTGTATCCTCCAGCCACAGCGCACAGCTGTGCATTAGTTCCCGGCAGCTGCGAAAAATGAAAGCCGCCGACTCATCATCAGCGCGTTTTTTGCCTATAGCATCGTAATAGACCTCTGCTGATTTCATCTGCGATTTGATGGTCTTCATTAGCGATACATTATGCTCGTAGAATTTATTAGCAACGCCTTGACTTTGACTAAAGTTGCTCTGTGCGCCGTCTATAGGCACACGCCATAGATAAAGCTCAAAGAACTTTTGACACACAATTGGAAAGAGAGCATGCGTTATGTCCATGACAGACAAAAGTTGCGCATACTTATAGATAACCAGCTGCTGTGCCGCAAATGCGTTAGTTTTACAAATGCCTAGCGTTTTCTTCAGTCCAAAATCTACAGACTGTGTAGACAGCTGACGCAGTAGCTCAGGCCAGAAGCGTGTCTCCTGCAGTCTGAATTCCAGATCCAACAGCACTACATTGAGCCAACAATATTGCGGCAATATTGCAGGTAAGCGCGAGCTTGATTGAGCGCCAAAGAATGACTTGAGTCCAAAAGACTTGCTAGCTGCTTTCCATTCCGTGA encodes:
- the LOC108603945 gene encoding ectopic P granules protein 5 homolog, with translation MATLTKPKKEKPRKQRVAAKSEEEVLDYTSLSTSSEQAEQRTNENEALMEELVAGMASSCNEIISHECYISNQPTEHTAQQSNEEQAEEKEEQLTTDQSTPSAPEVPATSVKFVQYPNLQSVRQLSNIVNEERTASTVYKTTMASQLQPFTAEELTQIYCCPDLELAKQFELEFLMNTLLESSEADPLYLELLEYYSLQGKITANLYDINEKRKSCKDIPQQVWQRESVTRSFSATCGDGNTVRDSITYEIMKMNGLKLESATAGLTSLYNLVCHTYASNLIAARISKVNVDQLIDQLLAYAPSAKFDDPTPIALHAHLDSDALECVSKLRRAICILFSFARRPSPNANFDADLKLWLRKLVGLLLLLATKEDHWFLLFNILRCPSGVGVWAAEFLQLPGMMAIEPNSTRHEQPLSLNSAELNHCIAVLQILLLPIKKRNEYLKSQTQEHLELAGSAGARERWIVVDSDGEDSHTAAGECVGLKESDIIELLNQLPFEKLFMSVMHIEKFLNDYIIESELITAQQMLAVVAVFGKLVQILGEGMLTYNNERYKQLAKRLGRLVRHVLQYVFDYHVLFLNNKVAKPPELCLRIETEVQALLLRACSYIYRSRNLGTWQYFSTLPYPMLSTEIIWQLFYFLNVGFPSEFHMLLKEQGEEAVLSPDFMRKFDVANADTAPEDMYYLLQAFFEMISERDTSKDLPLIRTICLHIFQIGYLHVTTREYCYKMARDMLVNTTLAHGELLDCILLKLKANFGDTKNTAYLLKALPLDSWRPSMESFELLSNWLLHYDYQLSENQIARLIICHMNWGFDEEGRLFLPHNIHVRMACLVTDALSKHAPEIIGVSSISESVRQVSSLIDSTLSAREHFSNWCWRMISTLRLHLIDQSVESVKRTLQHPTEPLLFVPNVERLDMIWQGITEQRPLAVFVGILVSLHGHSIPVICQHGFPLMQQLLTDHRHAAVIRCLQLILPLFLETPETLANCEGFQKLLTTLLNADRTYLKLAKDIVYVNSIGPILELLDNMIHHQILSYTSYGLCSPLNLINIWLNCLTALPAWPQNAHVLYLLDKLLRLAYQFADCHVQSEEFFYNYYKDFTEWKAASKSFGLKSFFGAQSSSRLPAILPQYCWLNVVLLDLEFRLQETRFWPELLRQLSTQSVDFGLKKTLGICKTNAFAAQQLVIYKYAQLLSVMDITHALFPIVCQKFFELYLWRVPIDGAQSNFSQSQGVANKFYEHNVSLMKTIKSQMKSAEVYYDAIGKKRADDESAAFIFRSCRELMHSCALWLEDTQLNRFDSDVSQLPAQYNIRKLRELLNGHATHWTEYINPADLRLKQRQQADQWAEKVYRLHVNRTMQTPLQSKPHLTPEQRIKQHLKGYDKQLAAPTYQCPMRLEQQPIDDKTVTEFRQRVQTLNSTANKFHYLTSELNSLNLNYLERVPALYQMIPYNEVRNKNCESLLFNRKCASPATITLVPERIRLNDQVSRLQEQNRERHDKILDEMVKLDVDNFALACREMHCYIQQLLQQQDATRIQQIGIDIFYIVIENMSEVTLKFDATGTFFTQCADQLGVFIQADQANQGLTVLRLALKRAELLELLAGVFVPCRTDAEHFLPMYQFLIDSHLNRCDTKILFVLLSKFDLLSWLESYQPKLNVINRLLLLVLQGLECWTQANSSLLQDQFRRQLVHIYSYDFPQHYGEVMQLVLDRISDQKLMPLVLLDLLNALLLRANCASLTPSSTETQLHELSLDFAKSQRLFTLQAATDTLLLFARHFQKERLHHGLHGLYPKHKDYCQPLVMWFTSFGHVLIAAALVNSHKELLADQISDLVFGTIVETYAPWLIPYTEQTAQAAGSAAHWIRQLAANQGKMLLPWSESHVQGSKLLIRAFINSMQQVLQYLPVSSRILEHVFAWYVHHFAQANVAGHVLAPIHEGLAQLPWERFCPPDQHVELLYGSLQRFVPESHAMLGHIFIRIDWQTWFSCMPQPVATLSRLFGIFVKLAFEPNIHMHPNTSKILEQAIKYPWHLVEYSELEQLLKWLVASVEPAIVLKLAGESNYVDRAVLELLRLACAMLPDCATTEPIVQSTTKRMLYTRSMICLQRSCGAKHQKLLASKEGERAFTNAFLELLISIDQAIGSANEQRTPEERRREALNLMLELIAPTQTQSEEISNIHIKALVRWQQQCSPANILMCAALPAIGHLNTYIASIYTLLESTIECYFWQNVEHAPWHAPSWQGLLESLQMSLPKLELMPVMQGANFFSLHVFVLYRLEEIETSGEKIAFLQDLIQLLENVKTSPKTEPRLALVWGLIIARGCQLLQTSAHIKKPLHMLARSLQIASTKAEGWSDNLLGAIGLKSEQITNKRKVLTRCFACIIFSLFPASRDTRVPCEEYESGMRELAMLLANKKFTDVKADIVRAVSFLKEQPMPDPRTVPHLLCCLIDLFYQQSYLTTIPEVWDCDFKLKAT